Proteins encoded in a region of the Mucilaginibacter sabulilitoris genome:
- a CDS encoding MarC family protein, which yields MHPLIFREVLSVTMILFAIIDILGAIPVIIQVRQRVGHIESEKASIAVLVLMVVFLFVGDELLAIIGLDVASFAIAGSLVIFIIAMEMILGVDFFKEEVPLSASIVPLAFPLIAGAGTMTTLLSLKSQYQTQNILMGIILNTLVVYIVLKNVKWIEKLLGPIGLSILRKAFGIILLAIAIKLFRSNTHL from the coding sequence ATGCACCCATTAATTTTCAGAGAGGTACTATCCGTTACCATGATCCTTTTCGCCATTATTGATATTTTGGGTGCCATACCCGTAATTATCCAGGTAAGGCAGCGTGTGGGGCATATCGAATCGGAAAAGGCCAGTATAGCCGTATTGGTTTTAATGGTGGTGTTTTTATTTGTGGGCGATGAACTGCTGGCCATTATTGGGTTGGATGTGGCATCTTTTGCCATAGCGGGCTCGCTGGTTATATTTATTATAGCGATGGAAATGATATTAGGTGTGGATTTCTTCAAGGAGGAAGTTCCGCTGTCGGCTTCTATTGTACCTTTAGCCTTCCCGCTCATCGCAGGCGCAGGAACCATGACTACCCTACTCTCTTTAAAATCGCAGTACCAAACCCAGAATATACTGATGGGCATCATATTAAATACCCTGGTAGTTTATATAGTGCTCAAAAATGTAAAATGGATTGAAAAACTACTTGGCCCTATAGGGCTCAGTATATTGCGTAAAGCCTTCGGTATTATACTGCTGGCCATAGCTATAAAATTATTCAGGAGCAATACGCACTTATAG
- a CDS encoding RsmB/NOP family class I SAM-dependent RNA methyltransferase → MKAINQLKTFQRILGEYPADTPLSKFLPGFYRQNKQMGSTDRRIANRLMYNYFRIGKALPDLPADERLFIAEFLCNTQVNSFLQNFKPEWAACIGFNADDKFALVKTAYPDFNLNDVFPWGAEVSADIDTDAFLKSFFTQPDLFIRVRNGYDHLVKAELTKAQIVFKDEGNGCFSLPNGTRLETIFSKQHWFEVQDFSSQQTGDFFRPQRWDSWWDACAASGGKSLLLHEDEPNIKLVVSDIRESVLANLDERFQLAGLTKYQKKALDLTTNIDQVLHDYAFDGIILDAPCSGSGTWGRTPEMIAQFNPQKIEFFQKLQKSIAQNVVKYLKPGKPLIYITCSAFKGENEDVVDFIVNELGLKLEESTVLKGYERKADTMFVARLTAPVS, encoded by the coding sequence ATGAAGGCTATAAACCAGCTTAAAACTTTTCAGCGAATATTGGGTGAATACCCAGCAGATACACCGCTAAGTAAGTTTTTACCCGGTTTTTACAGACAAAACAAACAAATGGGTTCAACCGACAGGCGCATTGCCAACCGGTTGATGTACAACTATTTCAGAATAGGAAAGGCGCTGCCCGATTTACCTGCCGACGAACGCCTGTTTATTGCGGAGTTTTTATGCAACACGCAAGTCAATTCCTTTTTACAAAACTTTAAACCTGAGTGGGCTGCCTGCATAGGTTTTAACGCCGATGATAAATTTGCCCTCGTAAAAACTGCATACCCTGATTTTAATTTAAACGATGTATTTCCGTGGGGTGCGGAGGTATCAGCAGATATTGATACGGATGCGTTTTTAAAATCATTTTTTACCCAGCCGGATCTTTTTATTCGTGTACGTAATGGCTATGACCACTTGGTTAAGGCCGAACTTACTAAAGCACAAATTGTATTTAAAGATGAGGGCAACGGATGTTTTTCCCTCCCTAACGGTACCCGTTTAGAAACCATATTCTCAAAACAACATTGGTTTGAGGTGCAGGACTTTTCATCGCAGCAAACCGGCGATTTTTTTAGGCCGCAGCGCTGGGATAGCTGGTGGGATGCCTGTGCGGCGTCGGGCGGTAAATCATTACTGCTGCATGAGGATGAACCCAACATTAAGCTGGTAGTGTCTGATATCCGCGAATCGGTACTGGCCAACCTCGATGAGCGTTTCCAGTTGGCGGGTTTAACCAAATATCAGAAAAAAGCGCTCGACCTTACTACCAACATCGACCAGGTTTTACATGATTACGCTTTTGATGGTATTATCCTTGACGCGCCCTGCAGCGGTTCCGGCACCTGGGGGCGCACACCGGAAATGATAGCGCAGTTTAATCCGCAGAAGATTGAATTTTTTCAGAAGCTACAGAAAAGTATAGCTCAAAACGTCGTAAAATATCTTAAACCGGGTAAACCCCTTATTTACATTACGTGCTCGGCATTTAAAGGCGAAAACGAAGATGTGGTCGACTTTATAGTTAACGAGCTTGGCCTTAAGCTGGAAGAGAGTACAGTATTGAAAGGCTACGAGCGCAAGGCCGATACTATGTTTGTAGCCCGTTTAACCGCCCCGGTTTCCTGA
- a CDS encoding SRPBCC family protein, with product MTTETVISKDLANKMIHVTRGFAAPVEKVWKAWTESSILDKWWAPKPWKAETKSLEFKEGGMWLYQMVGPNGEGSWCRVDFKSVIPQQSFSSTTMFCDENGNPDDSFPAMHWQANFESVGGGTEIKVDITFDSEADLEKIVAMGFEAGFTMALGNLDELFNA from the coding sequence ATGACAACAGAAACAGTGATCTCAAAAGATCTGGCTAACAAAATGATCCATGTTACAAGAGGATTTGCCGCCCCCGTTGAAAAAGTATGGAAAGCATGGACCGAAAGTAGTATACTGGATAAATGGTGGGCCCCTAAACCCTGGAAAGCCGAAACCAAAAGCCTGGAATTTAAAGAAGGCGGAATGTGGTTATATCAAATGGTTGGCCCCAATGGCGAAGGATCATGGTGCCGGGTTGATTTTAAATCGGTAATTCCACAGCAAAGCTTCAGTTCAACCACCATGTTCTGCGACGAAAATGGCAACCCGGATGATTCATTTCCCGCTATGCACTGGCAGGCTAATTTTGAGTCAGTTGGAGGCGGTACCGAGATTAAAGTAGATATAACATTCGACAGTGAAGCCGATCTGGAGAAAATTGTTGCAATGGGCTTTGAAGCAGGCTTTACCATGGCGCTTGGCAACCTTGATGAATTGTTTAACGCTTAA
- a CDS encoding amino acid permease, whose translation MKLFIKKPIQQLMAASAETEKSLKRTLGVGSLIALGIGAIIGAGIFVRTAAAAGEHAGPAVTISFLIAAAGCALAGLCYAEFASMIPIAGSAYTYSYATMGEFIAWIIGWDLVLEYALGAATVSIGWSQYFNEFLSTFFNFHIPYQWTHSFFEVSNTTAGMYAAELGTRGLINLPAIFIVLVLTLLLIRGTAESALVNNIIVIVKVAIVLMIIGLGWSFINPAFHTPYMIPADAGTVKVSTGVVDYGDTFNHGWLGVLRGASVVFFAFIGFDAVSTAAQEAKNPQRDMPKGILISLVFCTALYILFSHVLTGLVSYKDFLIQGKEASVSYAIKTAMPGYGWLASFVTVSILAGFSSVILVMLMGQTRVFYTMSTDGLIPKVFSKLHPKFRTPYKSQWLFFVFVSLFAGFIPDKYVGDMVSIGTLFAFVLVCIGIFILRRTDPDIKRPFQTPAYMIVCPLGAVICLCMIASEGWENWARLIVWLLIGFIIYFGYSIKRSHVRHGKVEAAEDPINPKFME comes from the coding sequence ATGAAGTTATTTATTAAGAAACCTATTCAGCAACTAATGGCTGCTTCGGCAGAAACAGAAAAATCGCTGAAAAGAACCTTAGGCGTTGGATCGCTTATAGCCCTGGGTATTGGTGCCATTATTGGGGCCGGTATTTTTGTGCGTACTGCCGCCGCAGCGGGCGAGCATGCAGGTCCGGCCGTTACCATATCATTTCTTATAGCAGCCGCTGGTTGCGCGCTGGCCGGTTTATGCTATGCAGAATTTGCCAGTATGATCCCTATCGCAGGATCGGCCTACACCTATTCTTATGCTACCATGGGTGAATTTATTGCCTGGATCATTGGCTGGGATTTGGTATTGGAATACGCGCTCGGCGCAGCTACAGTATCCATAGGCTGGTCGCAGTATTTTAATGAGTTTTTATCGACATTTTTCAATTTCCATATACCCTATCAATGGACACACTCCTTTTTTGAGGTATCCAATACTACCGCCGGTATGTATGCCGCCGAGTTAGGCACCAGGGGCCTTATAAACCTGCCTGCCATATTTATCGTACTTGTTTTAACCTTGTTATTAATTCGCGGTACTGCAGAATCGGCGCTGGTTAACAACATTATTGTAATTGTTAAGGTAGCCATTGTATTAATGATCATTGGTTTAGGATGGAGCTTTATTAACCCGGCTTTCCATACGCCATACATGATCCCTGCAGACGCTGGTACTGTTAAAGTAAGTACAGGTGTAGTTGATTATGGCGATACGTTTAATCACGGCTGGCTGGGTGTTTTACGCGGCGCCAGTGTGGTATTCTTTGCGTTCATCGGGTTTGATGCTGTTTCCACAGCAGCTCAGGAAGCTAAAAATCCGCAAAGGGATATGCCAAAAGGTATCCTGATTTCATTGGTTTTCTGTACAGCGCTTTATATATTATTTTCACATGTACTTACCGGTTTAGTATCATACAAAGACTTCCTGATACAAGGTAAAGAGGCTTCTGTTAGTTATGCCATTAAAACCGCAATGCCTGGCTACGGATGGCTGGCCTCATTTGTTACGGTATCTATCCTTGCCGGTTTCTCTTCGGTTATCCTGGTGATGTTGATGGGCCAAACCCGCGTTTTCTACACCATGAGCACCGATGGTTTAATTCCCAAAGTATTTTCCAAATTACACCCTAAATTCCGCACGCCTTATAAATCACAATGGTTGTTTTTCGTGTTCGTATCCTTATTTGCAGGCTTTATTCCTGATAAATACGTAGGCGATATGGTAAGCATTGGTACGTTATTCGCTTTCGTACTGGTTTGTATCGGTATATTCATCCTCCGCAGGACTGATCCTGACATCAAGCGCCCATTCCAGACACCTGCTTATATGATCGTTTGCCCACTGGGCGCCGTTATCTGTTTATGTATGATTGCCAGTGAAGGCTGGGAAAACTGGGCCAGGCTTATTGTTTGGCTGCTGATTGGTTTTATCATTTACTTTGGTTACAGCATTAAACGCTCGCATGTTCGTCATGGTAAGGTAGAAGCTGCTGAAGATCCTATCAATCCAAAATTTATGGAATAA
- a CDS encoding MFS transporter, whose protein sequence is MRDKNLWVLIFVCIINSLGFGIIVPVLYTYGKTFGITGETLGILTASFSVAQFFATPVLGSLSDKWGRKPVLIISLAGTCLSFLMFAWAGSIFMLFSARILDGLTGGNVSVAQAMVSDTATPQNRAKKFGILSSAFGFGFVIGPAIGGLLNKFGPQAPFFFAACISLIGTLCTIFFLKETNHTDPDKRLNGKTNFKLSALVTTLKRPLIGTAVFTGFMLTMAQFTMIIGFQTFSVDVLQINPTQIGILYAGFGVSGIIMQLSVPLLTKWFSSKATILLLSTMMCLAAMFITGLTNEFITFTIGICVYGLFNGLRNPMINALIADRIDQNEQGKILGINQSYASIGQTLGPVTAGFAALISVHGIFFLSSFYILIALLLSFRLKSKE, encoded by the coding sequence ATGAGGGATAAAAATCTTTGGGTATTAATATTTGTTTGCATCATTAACTCGCTGGGTTTTGGCATTATAGTGCCGGTGCTGTACACTTATGGTAAAACATTTGGCATAACCGGCGAAACACTGGGTATTCTAACCGCCTCGTTCTCCGTAGCTCAATTTTTCGCCACCCCCGTTCTAGGTTCGCTGTCTGATAAATGGGGACGTAAACCCGTGCTCATCATCAGCCTTGCGGGTACCTGTCTCTCGTTCCTGATGTTTGCCTGGGCAGGCAGTATATTCATGCTGTTTTCGGCCCGTATTCTTGACGGCCTTACCGGCGGTAACGTGTCTGTAGCACAGGCTATGGTATCTGACACGGCAACACCACAAAACAGGGCAAAAAAGTTTGGCATCCTGAGTTCGGCATTTGGCTTTGGCTTTGTAATTGGCCCGGCCATTGGTGGTTTGCTCAATAAGTTCGGTCCGCAGGCACCATTCTTTTTTGCCGCCTGCATTTCGCTTATCGGTACGTTATGCACTATTTTTTTCCTGAAAGAAACTAATCACACCGATCCCGATAAAAGGCTAAATGGTAAAACAAATTTTAAATTGTCAGCCCTTGTTACTACTCTAAAACGTCCTTTAATAGGTACCGCGGTGTTCACCGGGTTTATGCTTACCATGGCGCAGTTTACCATGATTATTGGTTTCCAAACATTTAGTGTTGATGTACTACAAATAAACCCAACACAAATAGGCATTTTATATGCCGGTTTTGGCGTAAGCGGCATTATTATGCAGCTGAGCGTGCCGCTGCTTACCAAATGGTTCTCGTCAAAAGCCACCATCCTGCTCCTTTCAACCATGATGTGCCTGGCTGCCATGTTTATTACCGGGCTTACTAACGAGTTTATTACATTTACTATAGGCATTTGCGTATACGGTTTATTCAACGGCTTGCGTAACCCAATGATCAATGCCCTTATTGCCGACCGGATAGATCAGAACGAACAGGGCAAAATTTTAGGCATCAATCAGTCCTACGCATCCATAGGGCAAACACTGGGCCCGGTAACTGCCGGGTTCGCGGCTTTGATTTCTGTACATGGTATTTTCTTCTTATCTTCCTTTTATATTTTAATCGCGCTATTACTCAGCTTCCGGTTAAAATCAAAAGAATAA
- a CDS encoding DUF4180 domain-containing protein: MDIKLIDSDNIIIAEIISNTIEINNTQDALDILANCAYQGADRVIIYQENITDDFFDLKTTLAGDVLQKFSNYRAKLAIVGDFSKYSSKSLRDFIYESNKGGRVSFVATKDEAIVALAK, from the coding sequence ATGGACATCAAGCTGATCGACTCGGATAATATTATCATAGCCGAGATCATATCCAACACTATTGAGATTAATAATACCCAGGATGCGCTTGACATATTAGCAAACTGTGCTTATCAGGGCGCAGACAGGGTAATCATTTATCAGGAAAATATAACCGACGATTTCTTTGACCTGAAAACCACCCTTGCCGGTGATGTACTTCAAAAATTCTCCAATTACAGGGCGAAGCTGGCCATTGTTGGCGATTTTTCAAAATATAGCAGCAAAAGCCTGCGCGACTTTATTTATGAAAGCAACAAAGGTGGGCGTGTTAGTTTTGTAGCTACCAAAGACGAAGCCATAGTGGCGCTGGCAAAGTAA
- a CDS encoding sodium-translocating pyrophosphatase: MDFLNNYLIYLIPVMGLIGIIAMAVKAAWVTKQEAGDGDMAQLAGYIADGAMAFLRAEWKILSYFVIIAGILLAYSGTTVATSSPVIAISFVVGAFLSAFAGFLGMRIATKANVRTTQAARSSLAKALRVSFTGGTVMGLGVAGLAIIGLGSLFIVFYTFYVKSQGLDVNSEAMAKALDVLAGFSLGAESIALFARVGGGIYTKAADVGADLVGKVEAGIPEDDVRNPATIADNVGDNVGDVAGMGADLFGSYVATMLATMVLGREIVSHDAFGGIAPVLLPMVIAGLGLIFSIVGASFVKIKNENDSVQKALNMGNWASIILTAIATYFVVQWMLPAGEFHMSRDEVNGNIKAGSLIFTKNGVFMSIVVGLIVGTLMSIITEYYTAMGKRPVLSIIRQSSTGHATNIIGGLAVGMESTVLPILVLASGIYGSYHFAGLYGVSIAAAGMMATTAMQLAIDAFGPIADNAGGIAEMSRLPEEVRHRTDNLDAVGNTTAATGKGFAIASAALTSLALFAAFVGVAGIEHIDIYKADVLAGLFVGGMIPFIFSALCISAVGRAAMAMVEEVRRQFREIPGIMEYKAKPEYEKCVAISTKASIREMVAPGLIALITPVIIGFAFGPEVLGGLLAGVTVSGVLMGIFQSNAGGAWDNAKKSFEKGVEINGEVHYKKSDPHKASVTGDTVGDPFKDTSGPSMNILIKLMSIVSLVIAPHLNHLVDTSPRIQREIHKQSMNTHMVIKADKKL, from the coding sequence ATGGATTTTTTGAACAATTACTTAATTTATTTAATCCCGGTAATGGGCCTTATTGGCATCATTGCTATGGCGGTTAAAGCCGCCTGGGTTACCAAACAGGAAGCGGGCGACGGCGACATGGCCCAACTGGCCGGCTATATTGCCGACGGTGCCATGGCTTTTTTACGTGCGGAGTGGAAAATACTAAGCTATTTCGTAATTATTGCAGGTATATTATTGGCTTATTCTGGTACTACAGTAGCAACTTCGAGCCCGGTGATTGCCATATCATTTGTGGTGGGCGCATTTTTATCGGCCTTCGCTGGCTTTCTGGGTATGCGCATTGCTACCAAAGCCAACGTGCGTACAACACAGGCTGCCCGCAGCAGCCTTGCCAAAGCGCTAAGGGTTTCCTTTACCGGCGGTACGGTAATGGGTTTAGGTGTTGCCGGCCTGGCCATTATTGGTTTAGGTTCGCTATTTATCGTTTTTTACACTTTTTATGTTAAAAGCCAGGGACTTGATGTTAACAGCGAGGCTATGGCAAAAGCGCTCGATGTTTTGGCCGGATTTTCATTAGGAGCCGAATCAATAGCTTTATTTGCGCGTGTAGGCGGTGGTATTTATACCAAAGCAGCCGACGTAGGCGCCGATTTGGTGGGTAAGGTTGAGGCCGGTATCCCTGAGGATGACGTGCGCAACCCCGCAACCATTGCCGATAACGTAGGTGATAACGTAGGTGACGTTGCTGGCATGGGTGCCGACTTATTTGGCTCATACGTAGCCACTATGCTGGCTACCATGGTACTGGGCCGTGAAATTGTTTCGCATGATGCTTTTGGTGGCATAGCCCCGGTATTATTGCCTATGGTGATAGCTGGTTTAGGTTTGATATTTTCTATAGTTGGCGCATCATTTGTAAAAATTAAAAACGAGAACGATAGCGTACAAAAAGCGCTGAACATGGGCAACTGGGCATCCATTATATTAACCGCCATAGCCACCTATTTTGTGGTGCAATGGATGCTGCCTGCCGGGGAGTTCCACATGTCGCGCGATGAGGTTAACGGCAATATTAAAGCAGGCTCACTGATATTCACCAAAAATGGCGTTTTCATGTCGATTGTTGTGGGATTGATAGTGGGTACCTTAATGTCAATTATTACGGAATATTATACCGCTATGGGTAAACGCCCGGTACTGAGCATCATCCGCCAGTCGTCAACCGGTCACGCTACCAATATTATTGGGGGTTTAGCCGTGGGCATGGAATCAACCGTGTTGCCTATCTTGGTTTTAGCCTCAGGTATTTATGGTTCTTATCACTTCGCCGGTTTGTACGGCGTATCTATAGCGGCCGCGGGTATGATGGCAACTACAGCTATGCAGCTTGCCATTGACGCTTTTGGCCCTATTGCCGATAATGCCGGTGGTATTGCCGAAATGAGCCGCTTACCCGAGGAAGTACGTCACCGTACAGATAACCTGGATGCTGTAGGAAACACTACAGCAGCTACAGGCAAGGGATTTGCCATCGCGTCGGCCGCGTTAACCTCACTGGCCTTATTCGCGGCCTTTGTGGGTGTTGCGGGTATTGAGCACATTGATATTTATAAAGCCGATGTATTAGCCGGCTTATTTGTAGGCGGCATGATCCCCTTCATTTTCTCGGCCCTGTGTATATCGGCGGTGGGCCGTGCGGCTATGGCCATGGTTGAAGAGGTAAGGCGCCAGTTTCGCGAAATACCCGGCATTATGGAATATAAAGCCAAACCCGAATATGAAAAATGCGTGGCCATATCAACCAAAGCTTCTATCCGTGAAATGGTTGCCCCGGGCTTAATTGCGCTGATTACCCCTGTTATTATTGGTTTCGCTTTCGGACCCGAAGTATTAGGTGGTTTGCTGGCCGGTGTTACCGTATCAGGTGTGCTGATGGGTATTTTCCAGAGCAATGCCGGTGGTGCATGGGATAACGCCAAAAAATCATTTGAAAAAGGTGTCGAGATCAATGGCGAGGTTCATTATAAAAAATCAGACCCTCATAAGGCATCTGTAACCGGTGATACCGTAGGCGATCCGTTCAAAGATACTTCCGGCCCGTCAATGAACATTCTGATTAAACTGATGTCGATAGTGTCATTGGTTATCGCACCGCATTTGAATCATCTGGTTGATACCAGTCCACGTATTCAAAGGGAAATACATAAACAATCAATGAACACCCATATGGTGATCAAGGCTGATAAGAAATTATAA
- a CDS encoding APC family permease, whose translation MAKNSGQTKMKHELGLLDGTMLVAGSMIGSGIFIVSADIIRNVGSAGWLIAIWVLTGFMTLTAALSYGELSGMFPKAGGQYVYLKEAYNKFIAFLYGWSLFAVIQTGTIAAVGVAFSKFTAYLIPAFSEDNILWKLKTGVDATGQDKFFAISAAQVVSIILIVFLTFVNTRGVKSGKIIQTTFTLTKLISLFGLIIFGFIMLKPDVWHANWTNAWDLHNLSKDGTITSLTTGTALGAIAAAMVGSIFSSDAWNSVTFIAGEMKNPKRDVALSLAFGTLIVTVIYVSANVVYTGVLPLHDIANAEKDRVAVAASHVIFGNIGTIIIALMIMVSTFGCNNGLILSGARVYYTMAKDGLFFKQTGTLNKFSVPQFGLWIQCVVASLLCLSGRYGDLLDMISFVVVIFYILTIVGIYILRKKRPDAERPYKALGYPILPAIYILMGLAFCGLLFAYKRDYALYGLVIVLIGIPLYYISQRNVKHEDETVTDS comes from the coding sequence ATGGCGAAAAACTCCGGTCAAACAAAAATGAAACATGAACTGGGCCTGCTCGATGGTACAATGCTGGTAGCAGGTTCAATGATAGGTTCAGGTATATTTATTGTAAGTGCGGATATTATACGCAATGTAGGTTCAGCAGGTTGGCTTATTGCTATTTGGGTGTTAACTGGTTTTATGACACTCACCGCTGCCCTGAGCTATGGCGAACTAAGCGGCATGTTCCCCAAAGCAGGCGGTCAGTATGTTTATTTAAAGGAAGCTTATAATAAGTTCATTGCTTTTTTATATGGCTGGAGTTTATTTGCAGTAATACAAACCGGAACTATAGCGGCCGTAGGAGTGGCTTTCAGCAAGTTTACTGCTTACCTCATACCTGCCTTTAGCGAAGACAATATTTTGTGGAAACTAAAAACGGGCGTTGACGCTACCGGGCAGGATAAGTTTTTCGCTATCAGCGCAGCACAGGTTGTATCCATTATACTCATCGTCTTTTTAACTTTTGTAAACACCCGGGGCGTAAAAAGCGGTAAAATCATTCAAACTACTTTCACGTTGACTAAGTTGATCAGTTTATTTGGGTTGATCATATTTGGTTTTATTATGCTCAAGCCAGATGTATGGCACGCCAACTGGACAAATGCCTGGGACCTGCATAATTTAAGTAAGGACGGCACCATTACCAGTTTAACAACCGGAACAGCTTTAGGTGCTATAGCTGCTGCAATGGTGGGTTCTATTTTTAGCAGTGATGCTTGGAACAGTGTAACTTTTATTGCCGGCGAAATGAAAAACCCCAAGCGAGATGTGGCGCTAAGTCTGGCTTTTGGTACATTGATCGTTACGGTAATTTATGTGTCGGCTAACGTGGTTTATACCGGAGTACTTCCCCTGCATGATATTGCTAATGCTGAGAAAGACAGGGTAGCTGTTGCGGCATCACATGTAATATTTGGCAATATAGGCACCATTATTATTGCTTTAATGATTATGGTATCAACTTTTGGTTGTAATAATGGGTTGATATTATCTGGAGCACGAGTTTATTATACTATGGCTAAAGATGGATTGTTTTTTAAACAAACGGGTACGCTGAATAAGTTTTCGGTTCCGCAGTTTGGTTTGTGGATACAATGTGTAGTAGCATCATTGCTTTGTTTAAGCGGCAGATATGGCGACCTGTTGGATATGATATCGTTTGTGGTAGTGATATTTTACATATTAACTATTGTAGGTATTTATATTTTGCGCAAAAAGCGGCCGGATGCAGAACGACCTTATAAGGCATTAGGATACCCCATTTTACCCGCCATTTATATTTTAATGGGTCTGGCGTTTTGCGGTTTGCTATTTGCATATAAGCGTGATTACGCTTTATATGGATTAGTAATAGTATTAATTGGCATCCCATTATATTACATATCGCAACGGAACGTTAAGCATGAGGATGAAACGGTTACTGATAGTTAG
- a CDS encoding ABC transporter substrate-binding protein, translating to MISVQNHLLPLSGNKWLLFFITALILGACSPKVQPVSTSVKKQTEKPETKAEEKAAAKPESKVHIISMILPLGLDHVAPRNYSSAGLTQANMSVEYYQGFKLALDSLAAGGANFKLQLYDSKDDASAAHSLAYNPQIRTSDLIVGPVFPEGIKVFSATMGLRAPILSPLSPSSPANIKNNNLITAITPLEYHAWGAAQYINDKIKPKKIFILRSGFSQENDYVVNFKKAIDSLGKKKVKVVSVVISRGQLGGLVPQLSKTDQNVFVIPATDQAFLGVTLRSLDTLNKNYPVTLFGHPSWEKFSFLKTDILQRLKTHITSTDKINYKQEATVTFLRNYHKAYHVEPTEYAIKGFDEGLYFGMQLFEGNKGMTDLDKTDFTGIHNNFRFVKKTGLGWVNAHVNILMYTNFELKKVE from the coding sequence ATGATATCAGTTCAAAACCACCTGCTACCATTGAGTGGGAATAAATGGTTATTGTTTTTTATAACGGCGCTGATACTGGGTGCATGTTCGCCAAAGGTGCAGCCTGTATCAACGTCTGTAAAAAAGCAAACTGAAAAGCCCGAGACCAAAGCCGAAGAAAAAGCAGCTGCTAAGCCCGAATCAAAGGTTCATATCATATCCATGATATTACCGTTGGGACTTGATCATGTTGCACCCCGCAACTATAGCAGCGCAGGCTTAACCCAGGCCAACATGAGTGTGGAGTACTATCAGGGTTTTAAGCTCGCTTTAGATTCGCTGGCTGCGGGTGGAGCTAACTTTAAGCTGCAATTGTATGATTCAAAAGATGACGCTTCAGCGGCCCACAGTCTGGCCTATAATCCACAGATCAGGACAAGTGACCTCATTGTAGGACCGGTTTTTCCGGAGGGAATAAAGGTGTTCTCGGCTACTATGGGCCTTCGTGCGCCAATTTTATCGCCATTGTCGCCGTCTTCACCTGCCAACATAAAAAACAATAATCTCATTACCGCTATTACTCCGCTGGAATATCACGCCTGGGGAGCAGCGCAGTACATCAACGATAAAATAAAGCCCAAAAAAATATTTATACTGCGCTCGGGTTTTAGCCAGGAGAACGATTATGTAGTTAACTTTAAAAAGGCTATTGACAGTTTGGGCAAAAAGAAAGTAAAAGTTGTAAGTGTTGTGATTTCACGCGGGCAACTTGGAGGGTTAGTTCCGCAGTTGTCGAAAACAGATCAGAATGTATTTGTGATACCGGCTACAGATCAGGCATTTTTAGGAGTTACCCTGCGATCATTAGATACCTTGAATAAAAATTACCCGGTAACTTTGTTTGGGCACCCGAGCTGGGAAAAATTCAGTTTTTTAAAGACTGATATATTGCAACGGTTAAAAACACATATTACCTCAACAGATAAAATAAATTACAAGCAGGAAGCTACTGTTACTTTTTTGCGTAACTATCATAAAGCTTATCACGTTGAACCAACCGAATATGCTATAAAAGGCTTTGACGAGGGTTTGTATTTTGGCATGCAGCTTTTTGAAGGGAATAAAGGAATGACTGATTTGGATAAAACAGACTTTACCGGCATACATAACAACTTTCGCTTTGTGAAAAAAACTGGCTTGGGATGGGTGAATGCGCATGTAAATATATTAATGTACACTAACTTTGAGTTAAAAAAGGTAGAATGA
- a CDS encoding ArsR/SmtB family transcription factor → MRRDIFQAIADPSRRAILSLLALQAMTPNAIAEHFDSTRQGVSKHIRILTECEVIKPQQTGREIYYHFNPEKMKEVDLWLERFRKSWEDRFDQLDNILKDL, encoded by the coding sequence ATGAGACGAGATATTTTCCAGGCTATTGCCGACCCAAGCAGAAGGGCAATTTTAAGTTTACTGGCATTACAGGCCATGACACCAAATGCTATTGCCGAACACTTCGATAGTACCAGGCAGGGTGTATCAAAACATATCCGTATCCTGACGGAGTGTGAAGTAATTAAGCCGCAGCAAACCGGAAGGGAAATTTATTACCATTTTAATCCAGAAAAGATGAAAGAAGTAGACTTATGGCTTGAGCGTTTCCGCAAATCGTGGGAAGATCGTTTTGATCAGTTAGACAACATATTAAAAGACCTATAA